The Blautia obeum ATCC 29174 region AGAAACAAGTTACATTTTTGGTTTAAAGATTACATAAATAATATGAAGCTGCCGGCATATAATGGCTTTGCGTGGCAGTAATGAATATAGATTGAGGTGTGAGGATTATGATGAAAAAGAGGAAGAATGTGCAGTTTATTGCTGCTGCAGCACTTACCGCAGCACTTGTAACAAGTCAGTTTTCATTTGCAACAGTAATGGGAGACGATACATCGACCGTACAGGTCAGCAGTCTGATCCCGAATAATGTTACGATTGATCAGCCAGTTCCTCTTTCAGATATTTCACTTCCGAAGAGTGATTATGGAACACTTTCCTGGGCAGATGGGTCTTGTGTACCGTCAGCGAGAGTGCAGACTTATGATGTTGTATTTCGTCCGTATAATGCTGCTGATCTGGCGAAGATTTCTGGTTGGGATGGGCAGTCAGAGGCAATTTACAGCAGTGTGACAGTTGTTGTAAGCAGTATCAGTAAGGATTCAGATTATGAGGGGGCTCAGACAGAGCAGGAAGCTGCAGATACTGAGAATACGACACAAAACACAGAAGAAAACACAGAGGCCGGCACGACAGATAATACTGAAGAAAATACGGAAACTACTGTTCCGGAAGTAACTCCGGAAGTAACGGAAAACCCGGAAAATACAGAGAACACAGCAGACTCTGAGTCCACAGAGGATAAGAGTAACGCAGATACAGACAGCACAGAAGTGACGGAAACACCGGATAATGATAATACAGACAATATTATTACTGAGAATACGGAAGCACCGGCTGTAACAGTAACTCCGTCAGAAAATAGAGATACACCAGAGGCCGTTGAGACACCGGGACCTGCAGATATCGCAGAAGTTACTGAGGCACCGTCAGTGACAGATACACCGTCAGTGACAGATACACCGGAACCTACAGTGACTCCGGAGACTGATAAAGACAATATTTTTGATGGAACAGAGAAAGATATCACAGCAGATGACCGAGCTCAGTCGGTTGAGGAGGACACAGAGCCGTCTGATGAAGAAAAAGCACAGATAGCAGAAAAAAATCACACATGCAATGGCATTTCTGTATCAGGGATCAATCTTCCATGGTACGTACAGTTCAGGGCTGCAAGTGGTGAGAATTATGAATTTACCAATGAAGCAGAAGCAAATGTATTCAAATCTTATGATTTTGAATTATGGGATCTGAAAAACAATACAGAGTATGAGATCCCAGATGGTGAATATCTGAGTGTGACAGTTCCTGTTAAGGCCGGATATGATTATACAATTGAGCATCTTCTGGACAGTGGTGCTATGGAAACAATCGTGCCAAGTGTTGAGGGCAGTACAATGGTATTCAGTACACACTCTTTCAGCCCGTTTGGAATTGCAGGAAGCAAGGCACTTGTAGGAGAAGAAATTGAAGATGGAAGCTATTCTTCCGGTACAACTTCTACCGCGACAACGACTCCGCAGGCGGCAGCAGCAGCTTCCACAAATACCGGCAGTACATCTGGCGGTACCGCAAATAATGCAAGTAATACAGTATCCGGTTCAGCGAATAATACATCTGTTCAGGCATCCACATCTGAAAATCAGAACAGTACTTCTGACTCTGCTGATCAGAGTGAAGCAGACAGTAAGGGGAATTCTGTAGGAGCAGTTGAGACTGGAGATAATACTCCGATCCTTCCGTTTGTGATCATTGGCATCGCAGCTGCGGTAATTGTAGCAGTACTCGTTTATCTTAAGAAGAAAAAATAATATTTTGCATAGCATTTTGCACATATGAAGCAAAGCTCTTCCATATATTTCAATATGGGAGGGCTTTTTTATGAAGGTAAAGGCAATTTTGAGATCATTGTTTCTGGCATATCTTCTGTCGGGTGTCTGCTTGCTCCTGCTGGCATTACTGGTATTCAAATTTGACATAGGGAAAGGGCCGGTTACGGTAGGAATTTTAGTGATTTATGTGCTGTCCTGCCTGGCAGGAGGATTTTTGGCAGGAAAGATACTTCGTCAGGATAAATATCGGTGGGGATTTCTGGTAGGCTTATGTTATTTTGTGTTACTTGCAGCTGTTTCTT contains the following coding sequences:
- a CDS encoding TIGR04086 family membrane protein, producing the protein MKVKAILRSLFLAYLLSGVCLLLLALLVFKFDIGKGPVTVGILVIYVLSCLAGGFLAGKILRQDKYRWGFLVGLCYFVLLAAVSFAVQRKWDMSFQHLVTTFFMCLGGGTLGGMLS